In Rhizophagus irregularis chromosome 26, complete sequence, one genomic interval encodes:
- a CDS encoding uncharacterized protein (SECRETED:cutsite_IGA-SL; SECRETED:prob_0.3251); SECRETED:SignalP(1-23), whose protein sequence is MFAKLCTIYAFFLIAITTITIGASLEVSPKLTSHHAQLEKYGPPNQQSLSRRGHLNKRLQFPECKDENDVVLYSYCDKLRKISVHCQNPDGNLNTFDKSCEKDEVCIDYNDASGNHQALCIYYV, encoded by the coding sequence ATGTTTGCTAAATTATGTACTATATACGCTTTCTTTTTAATTGCGATCACAACTATAACCATAGGAGCATCTCTAGAGGTATCACCAAAATTGACTAGTCACCATGCTCAATTGGAAAAGTATGGACCACCAAATCAGCAGTCTCTGAGTCGTCGTGGACATTTGAATAAGCGACTTCAATTTCCCGAGTGTAAAGATGAGAACGATGTAGTCCTTTATTCATATTGTGATAAATTGAGAAAAATAAGTGTTCATTGTCAAAATCCTGATGGTAATCTCAACACTTTTGATAAATCATGTGAAAAGGATGAAGTATGTATTGATTATAATGATGCTAGTGGAAATCATCAGGCACTTTGTATATACTATGTATAA